The Oncorhynchus tshawytscha isolate Ot180627B linkage group LG05, Otsh_v2.0, whole genome shotgun sequence genome includes a window with the following:
- the LOC112232967 gene encoding pre-mRNA-splicing regulator WTAP-like isoform X1 produces the protein MHILLEIILKKLRMTNEEPLPKKVRLSESDMKTLTREELCVRWSQHEAYVQILEAKYADLNSNDVTGLKESEEKLKQQQQEASRRENILVMRLATKEQEMQECTTQIQYLKQVQQPSAAQLRSSMVDPAINLFFLKMKGELEQTKDKLEQAQNELSAWKFTPDSQTGKKLMAKCRMLIQENQELGRQLSQGRIAQLEAELALQKKYSEELKSSQDELNDFIIQLDEEVEGMQSTILVLQQQLRETRQQLSQNPAQAASAGAGPSRTSPSAEPPSQPEQPSAQAGKDCGRVSNGPSNGSSSSQRGAATTPSLYREVSSTEEDFPPSPMVSSPGECETKLSNHSEEAAGGQTGGSAGGTAAGGFGSQLSTGYESVDSPTGSETSLTQHSNDTDSNTDPHEDKSALVVKGNRTAGSRQAQNGLSASSGTVL, from the exons ATGCACATTTTACTTGAGATCATCCTTAAAA AGCTCAGAATGACAAATGAGGAACCTCTTCCAAAGAAG GTTCGCCTCAGTGAATCTGACATGAAGACCCTGACCAGAGAGGAACTGTGTGTGAG GTGGAGCCAACATGAAGCCTACGTTCAGATCCTGGAGGCAAAATATGCTGATCTGAATT CGAACGATGTGACTGGGCTGAAGGAGTCTGAGGAGAAgctgaagcagcagcagcaggaggcgtCACGCAGGGAGAACATCCTAGTCATGCGGCTCGCAACCAAGGAGCAGGAAATGCAAGAGTGTACA ACCCAGATCCAGTACCTCAAGCAAGTCCAGCAACCCAGTGCCGCCCAACTGCGGTCATCAATGGTAGACCCGGCCATCAACTTATTTTTCCTCAAAATGAAGGGAGAACTGGAACAGACTAAAGACAAACTGGAGCAGGCCCAAAATGAACTGAGTGCCTGGAAATTTACACCAGATAG CCAGACGGGGAAGAAGCTAATGGCCAAGTGCCGGATGCTGATCCAGGagaaccaggagctggggaggcAGCTGTCCCAGGGACGTATCGCCCAGTTGGAGGCAGAGCTGGCCCTGCAGAAGAAGTACAGCGAGGAGCTCAAGAGCAGCCAAGACG AGTTGAACGATTTCATCATCCAGCTGGATGAGGAAGTAGAGGGCATGCAGAGCACCATCCTGGTCCTCCAGCAGCAGCTCAGGGAGACCCGTCAGCAGCTTTCCCAGAACCCAGCTCAGGCTGCCTCTGCCGGGGCAGGCCCCAGCAGAACTTCACCCTCCGCCGAGCCCCCCAGCCAGCCCGAGCAGCCCTCTGCCCAAGCCGGGAAAGACTGCGGAAGGGTCTCCAACGGCCCAAGCAATGGCAGCTCGTCCTCCCAGAGGGGTGCGGCGACCACCCCCAGCCTGTACCGCGAGGTCAGCAGCACAGAGGAAGACTTTCCCCCGTCCCCTATGGTCTCCAGCCCCGGTGAGTGCGAGACGAAACTCTCCAACCACTCAGAGGAGGCAGCGGGAGGCCAGACTGGTGGCAGTGCAGGGGGTACAGCAGCAGGGGGGTTCGGGAGCCAGCTGAGCACAGGGTATGAGAGCGTGGACTCCCCGACGGGCAGCGAAACGTCCCTGACGCAGCACTCGAACGACACAGACTCCAACACCGACCCCCACGAAGACAAGTCTGCCCTGGTCGTCAAGGGGAACAGGACTGCGGGGTCGCGGCAGGCTCAGAACGGCCTGAGCGCGAGCAGTGGCACAGTTTTGTAA
- the LOC112232967 gene encoding pre-mRNA-splicing regulator WTAP-like isoform X2 — translation MTNEEPLPKKVRLSESDMKTLTREELCVRWSQHEAYVQILEAKYADLNSNDVTGLKESEEKLKQQQQEASRRENILVMRLATKEQEMQECTTQIQYLKQVQQPSAAQLRSSMVDPAINLFFLKMKGELEQTKDKLEQAQNELSAWKFTPDSQTGKKLMAKCRMLIQENQELGRQLSQGRIAQLEAELALQKKYSEELKSSQDELNDFIIQLDEEVEGMQSTILVLQQQLRETRQQLSQNPAQAASAGAGPSRTSPSAEPPSQPEQPSAQAGKDCGRVSNGPSNGSSSSQRGAATTPSLYREVSSTEEDFPPSPMVSSPGECETKLSNHSEEAAGGQTGGSAGGTAAGGFGSQLSTGYESVDSPTGSETSLTQHSNDTDSNTDPHEDKSALVVKGNRTAGSRQAQNGLSASSGTVL, via the exons ATGACAAATGAGGAACCTCTTCCAAAGAAG GTTCGCCTCAGTGAATCTGACATGAAGACCCTGACCAGAGAGGAACTGTGTGTGAG GTGGAGCCAACATGAAGCCTACGTTCAGATCCTGGAGGCAAAATATGCTGATCTGAATT CGAACGATGTGACTGGGCTGAAGGAGTCTGAGGAGAAgctgaagcagcagcagcaggaggcgtCACGCAGGGAGAACATCCTAGTCATGCGGCTCGCAACCAAGGAGCAGGAAATGCAAGAGTGTACA ACCCAGATCCAGTACCTCAAGCAAGTCCAGCAACCCAGTGCCGCCCAACTGCGGTCATCAATGGTAGACCCGGCCATCAACTTATTTTTCCTCAAAATGAAGGGAGAACTGGAACAGACTAAAGACAAACTGGAGCAGGCCCAAAATGAACTGAGTGCCTGGAAATTTACACCAGATAG CCAGACGGGGAAGAAGCTAATGGCCAAGTGCCGGATGCTGATCCAGGagaaccaggagctggggaggcAGCTGTCCCAGGGACGTATCGCCCAGTTGGAGGCAGAGCTGGCCCTGCAGAAGAAGTACAGCGAGGAGCTCAAGAGCAGCCAAGACG AGTTGAACGATTTCATCATCCAGCTGGATGAGGAAGTAGAGGGCATGCAGAGCACCATCCTGGTCCTCCAGCAGCAGCTCAGGGAGACCCGTCAGCAGCTTTCCCAGAACCCAGCTCAGGCTGCCTCTGCCGGGGCAGGCCCCAGCAGAACTTCACCCTCCGCCGAGCCCCCCAGCCAGCCCGAGCAGCCCTCTGCCCAAGCCGGGAAAGACTGCGGAAGGGTCTCCAACGGCCCAAGCAATGGCAGCTCGTCCTCCCAGAGGGGTGCGGCGACCACCCCCAGCCTGTACCGCGAGGTCAGCAGCACAGAGGAAGACTTTCCCCCGTCCCCTATGGTCTCCAGCCCCGGTGAGTGCGAGACGAAACTCTCCAACCACTCAGAGGAGGCAGCGGGAGGCCAGACTGGTGGCAGTGCAGGGGGTACAGCAGCAGGGGGGTTCGGGAGCCAGCTGAGCACAGGGTATGAGAGCGTGGACTCCCCGACGGGCAGCGAAACGTCCCTGACGCAGCACTCGAACGACACAGACTCCAACACCGACCCCCACGAAGACAAGTCTGCCCTGGTCGTCAAGGGGAACAGGACTGCGGGGTCGCGGCAGGCTCAGAACGGCCTGAGCGCGAGCAGTGGCACAGTTTTGTAA